A segment of the Mesotoga sp. BH458_6_3_2_1 genome:
AAGAACGAGGAACAGATCTTCGCTCTGGAACGAATAACAGGTTTTCCTCTGCGGACGGTGAACCGTTCAACGGTCAACCAGTTTCTCTTGCTCTTACTAACCTCCAACCCCGGACCTCCGACCCCGGCCTTATTTGCAACTCACATCTTGCAACTGCTCTTTTCGGCGAACAGAGAACCCTTCCTGACCCATATTCACTGGCACTACTGTTAATACGAAGCATACTTTCGAGTCAGGATTTCTCATGAAGACGACCTCTTTTCCAAACTCAACGGCTCCAAACCATTCTATACTTTAAGTGAACCACGAAAGCCTCTTGAACTATAGTAGGAGCCTGCTCCATTATGGTAGACGAATACTGTATCATAGCGACGATCACAGAAGAGGGCACCTCCCAGTCTTCTTATTCTCTCGGGAGTCTTCACCCAGCTCGAACTCCGTAAATCGAAACTCCCCAGCTTCTGCAGCTCGCGGTATTGTTCTTCCGTCAATATATCGATGCCCATTTCTTCGGCCATATCTTCGGCACTATTATGAGGTTTGTTCCTTTCTCTTGACTCGAGCGCTGCTTTATCGTAGCAGACTCTTCTGCGACCCTCAGGACTTTCCGGTGAACAGTCGTAGAACATATACTCGCCCGAATCTTCTTTATAACCAACAACATCCGGTTCCCCTCCGGTCATCTC
Coding sequences within it:
- a CDS encoding DUF4256 domain-containing protein, giving the protein MKNKTERKDNRDLPPESSQQLLRKLKIRFEKNMKRHEGIDWADVQARLEAKPEKMWSLNEMEMTGGEPDVVGYKEDSGEYMFYDCSPESPEGRRRVCYDKAALESRERNKPHNSAEDMAEEMGIDILTEEQYRELQKLGSFDLRSSSWVKTPERIRRLGGALFCDRRYDTVFVYHNGAGSYYSSRGFRGSLKV